Sequence from the Fictibacillus arsenicus genome:
AGTTAGCAATTATTCCCCTTCCTTCTTTTCCTTCTAAAGCCATTTTGAATTCCTTGAAAGTAGGTACAGCTAGAGTAATCATCTGATACTCGCGGGCAATCTTTTCTAAAGAATGAGCATCTGAGTTTGATAAAAACGGATAAGATGACAATTCATTTAACCGAGATGCCATCTCTGTGTTTGAGCTTAGTCCCAGCTCAACAGCGTCTATTAAATCTGGATCTAGAACTTCATAGATAGAAGATTTAACCCCTTTTCCATACAAACTTTTAAATGGAGTAAAAATATGAGCGGGGATAAATAATCCTCCTAATTGCTGAACTGTTTTTTGCAGCTCTTTTGCACTCCCGTACATTCGCTGTGAGCTCAAATTAATATTCTTCATCCGAGCACCCAGCCAGCTGCTCAATGTTTCCATTTTATCCATCTGGCATATATACTAGGACATGGAGAGGACCTTGGCAGTTTTCATCATTAATTTCAATTTCTGTTCCTGGAATCAGAGTGAGTCCATTTACTTCTAATCCACCGTCTTTATGTTCATTTAACTGCCCGTTTTCCTTCATTTCTTTCAATTCATCTAAAACTTCAGGTGCATGACAATCTATAATTCCGATGATATCCATACCTTTTTTGTATTTCGCTTCATATAAAATATTCGAAAGTGTTAAAGTACGAGAACCTGTTATCTTAACTGGTCTTCCTGTTCGTGATGCACCAATATGAATATGCATATCGGCAAAAAAAGGACGAAGATTATCTGCCTGCTGCACGAGCAAGCTCCATATACATTACACCGTAGGCGGTTTTCGCATCATGAATTCTTTCGTCTTTCACCATTTGTCTTGCTTCGTCAACACTTATTTCCATAGCATTTAAGAATTCATCTTCGTCTGTCATCTGAGCACCTTTTTTTATTAGTGAATCCGTAAAAAATAAATGAATCAGCTCATCAGCAAAACCTGGGGAAGTGTAAAAAGAACCGATCGGCTCCATTTTTTCGCAGCTGTACCCTGTCTCTTCAAGCAGCTCCCGTTTTGCACATTCCAGCGGGTCTTCTCCCTTTTCGAGCTTGCCTGCAGGAATCTCAATGATGGTTTTCTCTAGAGGTTTGCGAAATTGTTCCACCATGAGGATTTTCCCTTCATCTGTAACAGCTAGTATTGCTACAGCCCCTGGATGCTTAACAATCTCACGTTTTCCGATCTTTTTGTTAGGCAGTTCCACTTCTTCTACATATAAATCTATAATCTTTCCATTATATATCTGTTCCTTGGTTATCGTTTTTTCTGTCAAATTTTCCATTTTACACACTCCAATGGTCTATTTATTTCTTTCACTACATAAAGTCTATCATACTTTGGAATACTTCCATTACTTGCAAGTAAAAGGGGGGGTTATTAATGAAGATCTATTTGCAGCCAAAAGGGATTACATTAGTAGGCAAAGCATGGCAGATTAAATATATGTTAAGAAACTATATGCGCCAGCACGAGCTCGTTCAAGACTGGATTGATGCAACAGCACCTAAAAAGTAGCTTCCCAGAAATCGGGGAGTTTTTATTTTTGTCTATTTATGTGATACGTTTAATAAAAATAAATTCCGGTAAAATACCATTTGGAGGTGAAAAAAATGATTAACAAAAGAAGGATTGGTACTTCTGAACTTTATGCAGGTGAACTTGGACTTGGCTGCATGTCCCTTTCTCCTGACCTTGGAAAGGAAAACGAGAGCATTGTGAAGACAGCTCTCGATCATGGTATTAACTATTTTGACACAGCTGATCTATACAATTTTGGCTGGAATGAAGAATTAATAGGAAAGCTTTTAAAAGATGTAAGGCATGATATTATCCTAGCAACTAAAGGCGGAAATGACTGGAATGAAGCTAAAGATAGCTGGAATTGGAATCCGTCTAAAAAGTACATAAAATCTGCTCTTAAAGAAAGCCTGCGTCGCTTGCAAACGGATTATATCGATCTTTATCAGCTGCATGGCGGAACTATCGAAGACCCGATGGACGAAACGATTGAAGCTTTTGAAGAACTGGTATCTGAAGGATTGATCCGTTATTACGGCATATCGTCAATTCGTCCGAACACAATCCAATATTATGCTGAGCATTCTAACATCCAAAGCGTAATGATGCAGTACAGCCTTCTTGACAGAAGGCCTGAAGAACTTTTCCCTTATTTAAAATCCAAAGAAATCAGTGTTGTAGCACGGGGACCTGTCGCAAAAGGATGGCTTAGCGAGAAGGCATTTGTGAAGAATCACGACGAAATGTTTCTATCTTTTAATGGAAAAGATATTCAACAGAAGTTAGAAAAGGTTAAAACGATCATCCCGCAAGACGAAAAACTTACTCAAACGGCATTAAAATTCATTCTCAGTCACTCAGTTGTAGCAACCGCTGCAGCTGGAGCAAGTTCGATTGAACAGCTGTTAGAAAATATCAATACCTTTAAATCTCCTGGGCTGACTGAAAGTGAAAGAAAAGAACTTGAGGCTTTGTTTCCAGCAGAAACTTATGAAGCTCACCGGAAATAAGAAATTCGGGGCTGCCTAAAGTAAGTTCCCCTTACTTTTTTGGACAGCCCCGAATTTTTATTTTGCCAATTTCAAAATCATTGCAATCCCCTGGCCACCGCCGATACATAGACTCGCGGCGCCGTATGTTTCATTCCGCTTCTTCATTTCGTATGCAAGTGTTAATAGGAGCCTCGCACCGCTTGCTCCAACAGGATGTCCTAATGCAATAGCTCCTCCATTTACATTTGTTCGGCCGCGGTCAAGCTTTAGCTCTTTTTCCACAGCTAAGTACTGGGAGCTGAATGCTTCATTTATTTCAAATAAGCCAATATCATCAATAGACAATTCCGCTCTATCCAAAGCCATCCTGATCGCAGGAACTGGACCGATACCCATGACATTAGGATCAACTCCTGTAACAGCCCATGAAACAATTTCTGCTAGAGGATTTAGTTTCTTTTCTTTTATATCTTTCTCATGAGCAAGAATTAAAGAAACAGCTCCGTCATTTATAGATGAAGAGTTTCCTGCAGTTACTGTTCCATCTTTTTGGAAAGAAGGACGCAGCTGGCCAAGTTTTGAAGAGGTTGTCTGCGGTTTAATTCCTTCATCTTCTGTAAAAAACTCATCATTTTTTAAAGGTACCGACACGATCTCATCTTTAAATCTTCCGCTTTCACTTGCTGCTGCAGCTTTTTGATGACTATGGCTTGCATATTCATCTTGTTCTTCTCTCGAGATGTTATACTGTTTTGCTAAATTTTCTGCAGTAATTCCCATCCCGCATCCTATATACTCATCACTAAGTGTTTGAAGCAGCATATCCTCAAAAGAGATTGCACCGAATTTTTGATTGTGAAACCGGTGAGTAAATGAAGCATGAGGAGACTGTGACATGTTTTCAATTCCACCGCATAATGCTATGCCGCCTTCATGATCTCGTAGATTCTGCATGGCAGAGACAACAGCTTGCAGTCCCGATCCGCATAGCCTGTTGACCAGCATTGCAGGAACACTTGAAGGAACACCTGCCTTTAGCGCTGTATGACGCGCAACATAAGCAGCATTTTTACTAGAGTGAATAACATTTCCGTATACCACATCTGTTACATCCGAGGGAGTTATGTTGGCACGCTTCATCGCTTCGATTGCTGTTGTTTCTCCAAGCTGTGTCGGGGATATATCTGTTAATGATTTTCCAAAAGAACCAAATGCCGTTCTGGCACCATCAATTAAGTAGATACTCATATACTGCACCTCTTTTAAAAGATTAAGAACCCTGCACAAATGATGATTCCGCTGACAAAAAGGGCTATTAAGCAGAATCCCATAATATCCTTTGCTTTTAAGCCTGCAATCGCAAGCGCAGGAAGTGCCCAGAATGGCTGGATCAAGTTCGTCCAAGCATCACCCCATGCCACAGCCATAGCAGTCTTAGCATGAGATACTCCAAGTGCATCT
This genomic interval carries:
- a CDS encoding NUDIX hydrolase, which encodes MENLTEKTITKEQIYNGKIIDLYVEEVELPNKKIGKREIVKHPGAVAILAVTDEGKILMVEQFRKPLEKTIIEIPAGKLEKGEDPLECAKRELLEETGYSCEKMEPIGSFYTSPGFADELIHLFFTDSLIKKGAQMTDEDEFLNAMEISVDEARQMVKDERIHDAKTAYGVMYMELARAAGR
- the mciZ gene encoding Z-ring formation inhibitor MciZ gives rise to the protein MKIYLQPKGITLVGKAWQIKYMLRNYMRQHELVQDWIDATAPKK
- a CDS encoding aldo/keto reductase is translated as MNKRRIGTSELYAGELGLGCMSLSPDLGKENESIVKTALDHGINYFDTADLYNFGWNEELIGKLLKDVRHDIILATKGGNDWNEAKDSWNWNPSKKYIKSALKESLRRLQTDYIDLYQLHGGTIEDPMDETIEAFEELVSEGLIRYYGISSIRPNTIQYYAEHSNIQSVMMQYSLLDRRPEELFPYLKSKEISVVARGPVAKGWLSEKAFVKNHDEMFLSFNGKDIQQKLEKVKTIIPQDEKLTQTALKFILSHSVVATAAAGASSIEQLLENINTFKSPGLTESERKELEALFPAETYEAHRK
- a CDS encoding thiolase family protein — translated: MSIYLIDGARTAFGSFGKSLTDISPTQLGETTAIEAMKRANITPSDVTDVVYGNVIHSSKNAAYVARHTALKAGVPSSVPAMLVNRLCGSGLQAVVSAMQNLRDHEGGIALCGGIENMSQSPHASFTHRFHNQKFGAISFEDMLLQTLSDEYIGCGMGITAENLAKQYNISREEQDEYASHSHQKAAAASESGRFKDEIVSVPLKNDEFFTEDEGIKPQTTSSKLGQLRPSFQKDGTVTAGNSSSINDGAVSLILAHEKDIKEKKLNPLAEIVSWAVTGVDPNVMGIGPVPAIRMALDRAELSIDDIGLFEINEAFSSQYLAVEKELKLDRGRTNVNGGAIALGHPVGASGARLLLTLAYEMKKRNETYGAASLCIGGGQGIAMILKLAK